Within Halorubrum lacusprofundi ATCC 49239, the genomic segment GCTCGGCGTCGGCGGTGCAGTACATCCCCTGCGCCCCCTTCGTTCGCGCGAGCGTCTCGTCAACGAGGTCGACGCCGGCGTACGCGAGGAGCGCGACGTTCCGGGGCGTGGCGACGCCCGACAGCATCAAGGCGGTGTCGGCGGGGAGCGACTCCTTCGCGGAGACGATCGCGTCGCGGAACGCCTCGCCGTGGCCGACGAACCCGGAGGCGTCCGCAAGGACGTACGCGTCAGCGCCCACGTGGCGGGCGCTCTCGCTGTCGACGACCGCCGCGGCGGGGAAGTCGACCTCGGGGTGATCGACCGCGAACGACTCGCGGACCTCTCCGCGGGTTCCCGCGGGGAACGCGCGATGCGGCAGAACGGTGAGCGAGGCCTCGTCGCCGTCGGGGACCGTCCGCTCGGCGGCCCAGAGGCTGCCCGCGTCCGCTAAGAACGGGTCCGCGAGCGCCGGCGTCGTCACCGGGTCGGCGAGCCGGAGCTCCCCGAGCCGGGCGGCGCCGTCGCGCTCGTGGATCTCGAAGTAGTCAGTCATACCTCCTCTCGCGGGGGGACGGTCAATTCTCTTGTGTTCCGCGGCCGCGAGGCGGGCCGGAGGGTGTACCTGGTGGGAAGGAAAGAGGCCCCGGTTCGGCCCCTCCAATCTCACGACCGATACCCGCGTGCGAAACGTTTTATTTTGGACTATCGTCGCCGGAGGCGGATGACTGGACGGTACGACACGCGGGACACGAGGGAGGGCCGACTGACGGAACTGCTCGTGACGCTCGGGGTCACCGAGCCGGACCACGTCTCCGTGGAGCCGGAGGGCGGGATCGCCCGCGTGGCCGCCGCGCTGTTCGTCTCGGTTTCGGGATTCGCCCTGCTGATCCCGAACGTGACCCCGCTGGTCTCGGGAGGCGAACCCCCGATCGGGATCGCCCTCTCGGTGCTGGGGACCGTGCTTTCGGTCGCGCTGGTGCTCGTCGGCGGGCTCTTATACAGGAGCACGTTCACAACGCGCAACGCGGTCCGCATCGCCGTCTGGAGCCTCTTCGGGATCGTCGTGCTCGGCGGGATCATGCTCGGGATCATCCGGTATCAGGCGCAGCTCGGGACGCCGATGGTCGCGCCCACCTTCACGGTCGCGAAGGTGCTCTCGATCGGCGCAGTCGCACACGTGATCATCGGGGTCTACGACGCCCGACGGGTCCGCGCCCAGCAGCTCGCCAATGAGCAGCGCCGAGTCTCCGTGCTGAACCGGATGATCAGGCACAACCTCCGAAACGAGACGACGGTGCTCGGCGGGCACGCGTCGCTGATCGCCGAGCGCGTCGACGATCCGGAACTCCGCGACTCGGCTGAGGCGGTGGCGAAGAGTGCCGCAGTGATCGGCGGGCTCGCTAAGGATGCGAACCGGCTACAGGCTGCCTTCGAACGTCGCCCCGACGCGCGTGGGGCGGTCCCGGTCGAGCCGCTGATCGAGGACGCCGCCGAGGCCGCCCGCGAGGCCGGCGCCGAGACCGTCGCGGTCGATGTCGAGCCCTGCGCGGCGCTGGCCGACGACCGGCTCGCGACCGCGGTCGAGGAGCTCGCGACGAACGCGCCCGAACACGGCGCGACCGCGGTCGAGCTATCGGCTCGCGCGGTCGACGGCGGCGTCGAAATCGCCGTCACCGACGACGGTCCCGGGATCCACGAGTCCGAGAGCCGCGTGATCACCGGTCGCGACCCGGAGACGCAACTGGAGCACGCGAGCGGGCTCGGGCTTTGGATCGTCCGGGCGACCGCCGACGCGTTCGACGGGTGGCTGTCGATCGAGACGAGGCGCGCGGGCGACGAGGGCGCGAGCGACGACGAGACCGGCACGACGGTGACGATCGGGGTTCCGGCACCGTAGCCGGAGTTGCTGTCAGACCGCCGCTCCCGGCCGAACCGTTAGGTCCCCCGCGTTCTTACGGCACACATGGAGATCACCGGCCCGTGGGACCGCGAGCGCGTCGACGAGTTCCTCGACGAGGCGCGGGTCCCGGTCCGTCTCGGCTGTCGCACCCCGCGCGACGCGCCGTGGATCGTCTCGCTGTGGTTCGCGTGGGACGGCGCGATCAACTGCGCGACGAGCGCGAGCGCCGACCTCGCCGACTTCCTCGCGCACGACGATCACGTTTCCTTCGAGGTGTCGACGAACGAACCCCCTTATAAAGGCGTCAGGGGACGAGGGCACGCGACGGTAACACCGGACGCGGACAAAGAGCTGTTGCGCTCGCTGTTGGAGCGGTACCTCGACGGCGTCGATAACCCGACCGGCGACCGGCTCCTTCGGCCGGAACGCGAGGAGATACGGGTGCGGATCGAGCCGGAGCGGCTGCACTCGTGGGACTACAGCGGGCGGATGGGGCCGGCCGAGCGCTGATTCTACTTCCGCAGCTCAGCGACCGAGGTGCCGCAGATTTTCCGTCTCGACGCGGTCCGGAACCGCGTCGACCGCGCGCGGCACCCAGTCGTCGTGGCCGAGCGTGAGTTCGGTGTCGGGGTTGGACTCGGCGAGACTCGCGACGCCCTCGGCGGCCGCGACCTGCGCCGCACCGTCGATCCGCTCCGGGACCTCTGCGGTGAGCGGGTACGTCTCGGAGAGCGCGCGAGGGAAGGGACCGAACGGGGGTTTCACGCGCCACACCGCGTCGTAATCGTGGTTCGACGGCGCGTCCGACTCGGTGAGGAGAAGGCGGTCGGGGACCGCGAGCCGCGAGAGCCGGTCGTGGTGTCGACTGACCTCGGGGCGGCGGGCCGACTCGTGGGAGGTGTAGAAGAACGCGTCCTTCGAGACCGGGTCCGTCCGCTCCAGTTCGTCGGCGTGATCGAGGAGGACCCGGAACCCGTCGAGCATCGCGGGGTGGCCGCGGGCGCGGCGGTCGACGAGCTGAAGGAGGTTTCCGGACCGGATCGCGGCCTTCACGCGCCGTAGCTCTTCGAAGGTGACGTGGAGGTTGTGCTCGGCGAGGAGCTGCTCCGCGGACTGGTCGGCGCTGTCCCCGCCGCTCCCGTCCATCTCTCGGAGCTCCGCGGGCGTGTACTCGGCGCAGACGGGACACGAGCAGGGGAAGTACTCCATGTCTTCGAGGTGTTCGGTCCCCGAGACCGTCAGGTACCGGCCGTCACGGGCCATCAGCGCGTAGGCGGCCGAGTCGAACAGGTCACAGCCGGCCGCGACCGCCAGCGCGAGCATCATCGGGTGGCCGGCGCCGAACAGGTGGACCGGCGCGTCCGGGTCGAGCCCGCGTTTGGCCGCCCGCACCGCCTCAACGACCTCGGCGTAGCGGTAGGAGTTCAGCAGGGGAACCATCGCGCCGACCGGGAACACGTCCAGATCGGTCGCGCTCGCGTGGCGTCCCGCCTCCTCGCGGAGGTCCGGGAACGTCGACCCCTGCACGGGGGCGTTGACCAGCATGTCGCCCGTCTCAGCGGCCTCGGCGTCGGCGAGCGCCTGCTTCGTCGTCTCCAGTTCCCGCTCGGCGCGCTCGCGGTCGACATCGGGCGGCGTGGGCACGTCCACCGGGGTGGCCACGTCGCTGCCGATCTGCCGCTGGAACTCGATTATCTCCTCGGTGGTCACGTCGATGTCGCCGTACTCGGCGAGCTGGAAGGAGCCGGAGTCGGTCATGATCGCGCCGTCGAACCCGAGGAAGTCGTGGAGCCCCTGATCGAGGACGCGGTCGCGGATCCGGTCGGTGCTCCGGATGATGTAGGAGTTGGTGATCAGCATCTCCGCGCCGAACTCCTCGGCGAGCCGCCGCGGCTCGATCGTGAGGACGTTGGGGTTGACGACCGGCAGGAGCGCCGGCGTCTCGACGGTCACCCCGGCGCGGGGGACCTCCAGCCGCCCGATCCGCCCGGCGGCGTCGTGGTCCCGGATTTCGAAGTGATCGCGCATACCCGGAGTCCGGGGACGCGGGCGGTAAGGGTTGCGTTCGGGGGCGACGAGTCGATACTCCTCAGAGCCCGGTCGGGTGGCTCACGTACGTCGTCTCCAGTCCCCACTCCTCGGTCAGCGCCTGTAGCGACCGAACGCCGAACGTCTCGGTCGCGTAGTGGCCCGCGAGGAAGACGGTGAGTCCGGCCTCGCGCGCGTCGTGGTACACTTGCCCTTTCCCCTCGCCCGTGACCAGCGCGTCGGCGCCCGCGTCGACCGCCTCGTCGAGCCAGTCGGTCCCGGAGCCAGTGACGACCGCGATGCGCTGGATCTCGTCGGGCCCGAAGTCGATGACCTGCGTTGGCGACTCCTCATCCTCGCCGTCCGGCTGGCCCTCGAACCCGTCGAGCGTCTCACGGAGCGACGCGGCCGACCGCGGCGCGTCCGCCTCGCCGATCGTTCCGATCGTGACCGGTCCGATATCGCCGAACGGCTCCCGGTCGTCGAGACCGAGTTCCGCCGCGACGCCGGCGGCGTTGCCGAGGTCGGGATGGCCATCGAGCGGGAGGTGCGAGACGTACAGGGCGAGGTCGTGGTCTGCGAGCGCCGCGACCCGGTCGTACGTCCGGTCCGTGACGCGGTCGATCCCGCCCCACGAGATCCCGTGGTGGACGACGAGGACATCAGCGTCCGCGTCGGCCGCGGCTTCGATCGTCGCGTCCGCGGCGTCGACCGCGAACGCGACGCGCTCGATCTCCCCTCGGTCCGACCCCACCTGTAACCCGTTCGCGCTGGCGTCGACGTCGGCGTACGCGGCCGTGTCGAGCCGATCGTCGAGCCGCCGCACGTACTCGGAGCGCTCCATACCGACGCGTGCGTCGGGCGGGAGATAAAGCGCGCGGCTCCGGCGAGTCGGTATCTCGTCGACTGCTACGCTCTCTCCGCGACGAACGCCTCGACGGCCTCGCGGTCGGGGAGCGCCGTCATCCCTCCGTGGTCCCGCACCGAGAGCGCGGCCGTCGCGTTGGCGAACGCGAGCGCGTCGGCGAGGTCCGGCGGGTCACCGGCGTCGTCCGCCCCCGCCGCCAACCGGTTTATCAGCCCGGACGTGAACGCGTCGCCGGCGCCGGTGGCGTCGACCGCATCGACGGTGAATCCCCCGTGACGCGCGGTCGTCTCGCCCCACGGCGCCGCGTCCATGCTCGCTGCGACCGCGCCCGCTGAGCCGAGAGTGACGACCGCCGTGTGCGGGCCGAACTCCAGTACGTCCCGGGCCAGACCCTCGCCCTCGCGCGAGGAGATACCGGTCGCCGCCACGTCCTCGTCGCTGGCGAACGCCACGTCGGTGTCCGCGAGGATGTCGCGAATCGCCTCGACCACCGCGTCCCGCTCACCCTCCGGAACCAGATCCGGGCGGTAGTTCACATCGAACGAGACCGTACAGCCGCGCTCGTCGGCGACGGCCGCCAGCTCGCGCATCGCCGTCCGACCCACCGGGTGCGTCAGGGCGACGCCGCCGAGGTGGACCCACGAGGCGGACGCCAGCGCGTCGGTCGGGACCGTGTCGGGCTCGAACCCGAACGTCACGTCCCGCGAGCCGTAAAAACGGAACCGCCGACCGTCGACGCCGGGCGGCGATACCACCGCGAGAGTGGTGTTGCCGGCGACGCGCTGAGAGAGCGCGTCCGGGACGCCCTCCTCATCGAGCGTCTCCCGCAGGAAGTCGCCGAAGGGGTCGTCGCCGAGCCGGGTCCAGAACGCCGGCGGCGAGCCGAGCCGCGTGAGCCCGACCGCGACGTTGGCCGGAGCGCCGCCCGGTCGGTGCGTGAAGCCGTCCACGTCGTGCAGCGTCTCGCCCGCCCCGGGAAGCAGGTCGACGAGCGTCTCTCCGGCCACGAGAATGTCCGTCATGAGTGGAAGGAGGGGTGCCGGCCGGTATGAAAGTTCGCGGTTCGTCGACGGGGTCGGCAGCTCGCGGACGACCCTACTCGTCGGTTTCGGTCTCGTCCGACTCGTCCGCCGCCGCGACCTCTTCCGCGACCGCCTCGAACGCCGCGAGGATGACCCGCTTGCAGGCCTGCCCCTCGGTCGTCCAGTGCTGTGCGTAGTCGAGCATGTCGTCGTAGATGTCGGGCTTGCAGCCGGCCGCCTGCGGGTGGCCGCCCCCGTTCACCTTCCCGGCGACCTCGTGGGCGTGCTGGAAGTCCTCGGAGCCGCGGATCGACGCGGAGCCGGCGGGCTTGACGATCACGGCGCCGTCGGCACCCTGCTCGCGAAGGGCCTCGGCGACCTCGTTCTGCGAGCAGCGGCCGTACGTCACCGCGACGGTCCACTCGCCGATGTCGTGGGTGACCGCGCGGTCGACGGCGGCGTCGATCCGAGCGTCCTTCTCGACGCGCCGATCGGCGACGAACTCTCGGACCGTTTCGGGGAGATCGGCGCCGTACGCGCCCACGATCGTCGTGTACTCCTCGCTGCCGGCCCAGTAGGAGTAGTCGGCCAAGTCGTCGGAGCGCGAGTCCTCCTTGATCCAGAGGTCGTGGTCTCGCGTCACGACCGCCAGCTCGGCCCACCGGTCGTCGAAGTCGTGATCGAGCGAGCGGAGCGCCACGTCGGCGGTACACTCCTCGTCGGACTCGCCGACGACGAGGTCGACGCCGAGGTCGCGGACGGCGGCGGCCGTCGACTCGTCCCACTGGTGGTGGTCGAACCACCGGATCGAGGCGGTCGACTCGGCGAGCGCCTCCAGCGGCTCGGCGATCCACTTGTAGTCGTCGGGACAGAGGTCACAGACGAACAGGTCCACGTCGTCGTCGGCGTACGCGAGCACGCGTTCGAGCGACGTGTCGATGGAGTACGGCCCGGCGGCGATCAGCCCGACCGACGACTGCGTGTGGGCGTTCTCGGTGGGGTCGTCCTCGCTATCACCGTCGTCGGCCTCGCTCTCACCGTCGCCGAGCCGCGCCGTGATGGCCGCCTCGAAGTCCGCGGCGTCGAGCGCGGCGTCGTACGCCTCTCGGACCATCGCCGCGCAGGCGAGCCCGTCGGCGTCGCCGTCGGCGATCACGATCGCCTCGCTCCCCTCGATGACCTCTTTCGCTCGCGTCTCGGCGCGCTCGTCGTCCAGCGAGTCCGGGTAGAAAAAGCCCTTTCCCGGCAGTCGCGTGTACCGCGAACGGGGGATATCCGCCTCGTCGATGAGTTCGTCGTCCATACCGTCGAACCGAGCGGGAACGGGAAAACTCCGCCGTTCTCGGGCGATCAAAGCACGTAAATCCGTGCCGCAGGCCCTCAGATTGTCGTCCGCCGCGGGCCCTCAGATTGTCGTCCGCCGCGGGCCCTCAGATTGTCGTCCGCCGCGGGTCCTCGTCGGTGAGCTGTCGGACGGTGAGCACGGGAATCGGACACGTCCGGACGACGCGCTCGGCGACCGAGCCGATGAGGAACCGATTCTCCCCGTGTCGCCCGCGCGTCCCCATCGCGACCACGTCGGCGTCGATCTCGCGCGCGTACTTGGAGATCTCGGCCGCCGGCCGTCCCTCGCGTGCCTCGATCGTGATGTCGAGGTCGGCGTCGCGCGCGGTCGCGGCGTCGGTCACCTGGTCGAGCGCGGCCTCACCGTGATCGTCGAGCGCATCGCGGAGGTCGTCGCGGACCTCGTCCGGCGTGGACTCGACCTCGCCGCTGTCGACGACGTAGACGGCGTGGACCTCCGCGTCGAACCGCGCGGCGACGTCGACCGCGACGTCGACGGCCCGGCGGACGCTGTCGGAACCGTCGGTCGCGATCACGATCGTGTCGAACATACGCACCCGTTCGCCGAGGTGATAGTTAAAAACAGGCGGTCGGGTTCGGTAGGGCATATAAAACTGCGACCACGGCAGCGGCGGTTGCTTATAAATAGACGGCTGAGTCCGTTGAGATCCTCAGGAAGTGAGATGTTCTGACTCAGCCACGGTCAATACAGGGGTGTATGTAGCAAAAGAAATGCGTTCATTACCAGCGGCTCCCTCGAACCGTGTCGCGGATATTGTCGGCTTATTTTCGGAGTAATTTGAAGGAGCAGCATAACTTTCAGATTCGTTTGCGAGGTAGACTCATGACGCAGTCAGTGCCGGCTCCTCGATCGCTGCGGGAACGACTGGCTCGAGGCTACAATCGGGTGAGCGGCATCGTGTCCTCAACGAACAAGCAGATCACGGTGAATTATCGGATACCATGAGACTCACGCTATCGGCATCCATGACCCGTGTACTGCTCGTCAGTCTGTGCATTGGACTGATTGTTCTATCTGTGCCAACCGCTGTGGTTCAGTCGATGCCCGACGACCAAGTAACGGCATCGCCGAATCAATCAGTTCAGTCAGCAACGCCAGTTGAGTTAACAAACAGTACAACTGAGGGTCCTCCAGGGACATCAGATACCGGGATAGATAACGTGACGCGCCTCATTGAGGCCCATCAATCGACATTGAATAACAGCATCTACGAGGAGCAGATGGAGTGGGACCAGGTTGCTGCTGTGTCGAGCCAGGGTATTGATTTTGTGCCGATATCGCTAACAAGTACTAATGGTGCAAACGTTTCCCGCACCAAGATTGCCAGCGAGGGCGTTGTGAATGAGTATTGGGTCACCGAGAATTCGACTGCAGGTAAGACAACCACGGACTACCTAGGCACACAATCCGCAAATTATGATTATCACAATCGTCCACTGTCGTTTCAGGATGCAGGAAGTGAAACGGTACACGATTGGTTGAACACCTCCACGTACGATTTCACGGGGACAATCACCCGAAGCAACGGGACACTATACGAGTTCTGGGCCGATGGACTCCGGGGAGATACCACCCCAATTGAGGACGCTCACGCCCGCGTATTGATCGACCAAGAGGGGGTTATTCACGAAGCCGTCGTCACACGGATCTACAGCCAAGGGAACGAAACGGTGACCGCGAGGCTGGCCTACGCGGTCCGGCGGACTGGAACGACCCCACCAACACGGCCCGACTGGGTCACTGCTGAACTCCCCCATTTGGACGCGTCGGTAATCGGGAACGGAACGGTCATTGCGTTAGAACACACCGGCGGCACGAACGTCTCGACGGCAACGATCTCTACGTACTTTCCGGATGGCCCGCAGCCCGAGACGGAGATTGAGACCTTTGAGCGCGGCGAGACCTTGTACCTCTACCGAACCGAAGCCGATCCTGACCGGGTTTTGGTGAGCGAGAATGAGGCTCCCGCGGTGAACGACTCATTCATACCCGTCGGCGAGGATCAGGTCTTTGTTAGCGTCTTCAAGTGGCCGGCGGCATTTTCCGAGGGGAACGGAAGTCTGCACATCGAACTAGAACCCAGCAATAGGTGAGCTTCGAGGCGCGAAGCGTTGATCGGTTATTTATAAGTAATCGAGTGGTGTTGCTGGCGGCTGTTTATAACTGACCGACAATTCCGCGGTGAACACTTCCAAAGCCTCGGTCGCCCGCAACCGTACCGTGCCTCACACCTCCCAAGCCTCGTCGGCACGCAGGGCGAGAGCGACGCTCTCGCTTGCAGACGGCGGCAAAGCCGCCGCCGACGCCACCGCCGAGTTTATTTATAAGCGATCGCCGCTGTCGCTCACGACTATTTAAATACGGTATCGATGCCACCGATCTGCGTCACACCCTCGATATCGATCGAGAGATTCGTCTACCGAGCGGTCGGTTCACGACGATAGATGTCTGGAAACGAGGATTTTGACAGAACACTCACTTTTAGTTGGCCCCGTACGTTCGGTCGGTAAACCCGTCTCTCCGGCGACTGCGCCGGGGTGCCCGATCCCACCATGCAACAATATCTCGATCTCGTCGACGACACCCTGTCGACGGGCACGTACAAGCCGAACCGAACGGGCGTCGACACGATCGCGACGTTCAGCGGGCAGTACACCGTCGACCTCTCGGAGGGGTTCCCGCTCCTCACGACCAAGAAGATGGACGGCTACCGCTGGAACTCGCTGATCCACGAGGTGCTCTGGTACCTCTCCGGCGAGGAGCACATCCGGGACCTCCGCGAGGAGACGAAGATCTGGGACGCGTGGGCCGACGACGAGGGCCGCCTCGACACCGCGTACGGTCGGTTCTGGCGCCGGTTCCCCGTGCCGGACGGCGTCGACGCGCTCCCCGGCGAGACGTGGCCGAAGGATGCGCACCGCTGGGTCACCGTCGAGGAGGGGCCGGAGGGCGTCGAGCGCCGGACCTTCGACCAGATCCAGTACGTGCTCGACACCCTCGACGAGAACCCCCGGTCGCGCCGGATGGTCGTGAACGCGTGGCACCCCGCCAACGCCGCTGTCTCGACGCTGCCGCCGTGTCACTACACCTTCGTGGTGAACGTCCAGGACGGGCGGCTCAACCTCCACCTCACGCAGCGCTCGGGCGACATCGCGCTCGGGGTGCCCTTCAACATCGCCGCGTACGCGCTGCTCGCGAACGCGCTCGCACAGCGAACGGGGTTCGAGATCGGCGAGTTCGGCCACACCGTCGTCGACGCCCACATCTACTGCGGGCGCGGCGATCGCGGGCAGTGGTACGCGAACAACCTCCGGTACGTGCAAGACCGGCTCGCGACCGTCGAGAGCAAGGCCGACTACCTCGACGTGAAGAGCTGGGTCGAGCGGACCGCCCCCGACGAGGCGGACGGCGAGGAGAGGTACGACCACGTCCCCGGGCTGCTCGAACAGCTCTCGCGGGAGCCGCGCGAGCGACCCCGGATCGAGATCGCCGACAAGCCGCTCGACGAACTCACGTACGAGGACATCGAGGTCGTCGACTACGACTCCGCGGACGGCATCTCGTTCGCGGTCGCGGAGTGATGGCCGGCGACGCGTCCGCCGGCGGCGACGCTGATGCGGCCGACGGCACCGACATCGACCTCGTCCTCGTCGCCGCCGTCGCCGAGAACCGCGTCATCGGCGACGACGGAGGGATGCCGTGGCACTATCCGGCCGATCTGGCGCGCTTCAAGCGGCTCACGACCGGTCACCCCGTGATCGTCGGCCGCGCGACCTACGAGAGCATCGCCGACCGGATCGGCGGCCCGCTCCCCGACCGAACCAGCGTCGTGTTGACGACCCGCGACCTCGATCTCCCCGAGGGCGCCGTCGTCGCGAACG encodes:
- a CDS encoding sensor histidine kinase translates to MTGRYDTRDTREGRLTELLVTLGVTEPDHVSVEPEGGIARVAAALFVSVSGFALLIPNVTPLVSGGEPPIGIALSVLGTVLSVALVLVGGLLYRSTFTTRNAVRIAVWSLFGIVVLGGIMLGIIRYQAQLGTPMVAPTFTVAKVLSIGAVAHVIIGVYDARRVRAQQLANEQRRVSVLNRMIRHNLRNETTVLGGHASLIAERVDDPELRDSAEAVAKSAAVIGGLAKDANRLQAAFERRPDARGAVPVEPLIEDAAEAAREAGAETVAVDVEPCAALADDRLATAVEELATNAPEHGATAVELSARAVDGGVEIAVTDDGPGIHESESRVITGRDPETQLEHASGLGLWIVRATADAFDGWLSIETRRAGDEGASDDETGTTVTIGVPAP
- a CDS encoding pyridoxamine 5'-phosphate oxidase family protein is translated as MEITGPWDRERVDEFLDEARVPVRLGCRTPRDAPWIVSLWFAWDGAINCATSASADLADFLAHDDHVSFEVSTNEPPYKGVRGRGHATVTPDADKELLRSLLERYLDGVDNPTGDRLLRPEREEIRVRIEPERLHSWDYSGRMGPAER
- the tgtA gene encoding tRNA guanosine(15) transglycosylase TgtA, translated to MRDHFEIRDHDAAGRIGRLEVPRAGVTVETPALLPVVNPNVLTIEPRRLAEEFGAEMLITNSYIIRSTDRIRDRVLDQGLHDFLGFDGAIMTDSGSFQLAEYGDIDVTTEEIIEFQRQIGSDVATPVDVPTPPDVDRERAERELETTKQALADAEAAETGDMLVNAPVQGSTFPDLREEAGRHASATDLDVFPVGAMVPLLNSYRYAEVVEAVRAAKRGLDPDAPVHLFGAGHPMMLALAVAAGCDLFDSAAYALMARDGRYLTVSGTEHLEDMEYFPCSCPVCAEYTPAELREMDGSGGDSADQSAEQLLAEHNLHVTFEELRRVKAAIRSGNLLQLVDRRARGHPAMLDGFRVLLDHADELERTDPVSKDAFFYTSHESARRPEVSRHHDRLSRLAVPDRLLLTESDAPSNHDYDAVWRVKPPFGPFPRALSETYPLTAEVPERIDGAAQVAAAEGVASLAESNPDTELTLGHDDWVPRAVDAVPDRVETENLRHLGR
- a CDS encoding Nif3-like dinuclear metal center hexameric protein: MERSEYVRRLDDRLDTAAYADVDASANGLQVGSDRGEIERVAFAVDAADATIEAAADADADVLVVHHGISWGGIDRVTDRTYDRVAALADHDLALYVSHLPLDGHPDLGNAAGVAAELGLDDREPFGDIGPVTIGTIGEADAPRSAASLRETLDGFEGQPDGEDEESPTQVIDFGPDEIQRIAVVTGSGTDWLDEAVDAGADALVTGEGKGQVYHDAREAGLTVFLAGHYATETFGVRSLQALTEEWGLETTYVSHPTGL
- a CDS encoding carbohydrate kinase family protein, producing MTDILVAGETLVDLLPGAGETLHDVDGFTHRPGGAPANVAVGLTRLGSPPAFWTRLGDDPFGDFLRETLDEEGVPDALSQRVAGNTTLAVVSPPGVDGRRFRFYGSRDVTFGFEPDTVPTDALASASWVHLGGVALTHPVGRTAMRELAAVADERGCTVSFDVNYRPDLVPEGERDAVVEAIRDILADTDVAFASDEDVAATGISSREGEGLARDVLEFGPHTAVVTLGSAGAVAASMDAAPWGETTARHGGFTVDAVDATGAGDAFTSGLINRLAAGADDAGDPPDLADALAFANATAALSVRDHGGMTALPDREAVEAFVAERA
- a CDS encoding DHH family phosphoesterase translates to MDDELIDEADIPRSRYTRLPGKGFFYPDSLDDERAETRAKEVIEGSEAIVIADGDADGLACAAMVREAYDAALDAADFEAAITARLGDGESEADDGDSEDDPTENAHTQSSVGLIAAGPYSIDTSLERVLAYADDDVDLFVCDLCPDDYKWIAEPLEALAESTASIRWFDHHQWDESTAAAVRDLGVDLVVGESDEECTADVALRSLDHDFDDRWAELAVVTRDHDLWIKEDSRSDDLADYSYWAGSEEYTTIVGAYGADLPETVREFVADRRVEKDARIDAAVDRAVTHDIGEWTVAVTYGRCSQNEVAEALREQGADGAVIVKPAGSASIRGSEDFQHAHEVAGKVNGGGHPQAAGCKPDIYDDMLDYAQHWTTEGQACKRVILAAFEAVAEEVAAADESDETETDE
- a CDS encoding universal stress protein; protein product: MFDTIVIATDGSDSVRRAVDVAVDVAARFDAEVHAVYVVDSGEVESTPDEVRDDLRDALDDHGEAALDQVTDAATARDADLDITIEAREGRPAAEISKYAREIDADVVAMGTRGRHGENRFLIGSVAERVVRTCPIPVLTVRQLTDEDPRRTTI
- the thyA gene encoding thymidylate synthase, producing the protein MQQYLDLVDDTLSTGTYKPNRTGVDTIATFSGQYTVDLSEGFPLLTTKKMDGYRWNSLIHEVLWYLSGEEHIRDLREETKIWDAWADDEGRLDTAYGRFWRRFPVPDGVDALPGETWPKDAHRWVTVEEGPEGVERRTFDQIQYVLDTLDENPRSRRMVVNAWHPANAAVSTLPPCHYTFVVNVQDGRLNLHLTQRSGDIALGVPFNIAAYALLANALAQRTGFEIGEFGHTVVDAHIYCGRGDRGQWYANNLRYVQDRLATVESKADYLDVKSWVERTAPDEADGEERYDHVPGLLEQLSREPRERPRIEIADKPLDELTYEDIEVVDYDSADGISFAVAE
- a CDS encoding dihydrofolate reductase; the protein is MAGDASAGGDADAADGTDIDLVLVAAVAENRVIGDDGGMPWHYPADLARFKRLTTGHPVIVGRATYESIADRIGGPLPDRTSVVLTTRDLDLPEGAVVANDLDEAVDLAGADAADRGVDDVYVIGGATVYEQFLDRADRMVLTEVPEQPDGDTRFPDWDDEEWVETEREVVGADGERGGEADALAFVTYERVDG